One segment of Pontibacter akesuensis DNA contains the following:
- the argC gene encoding N-acetyl-gamma-glutamyl-phosphate reductase translates to MGGVSIKAGIVGGAGYTGGELLRLLLNHPQVEVAFVHSNSQAGKPVYEVHSDLLGDTDLYFTDTLQQEVDVLFLCVGHGAANKLLTEQQLKPGMKVIDLSQDFRWNESLNKEVVTASNRDFIYGLPELQREKVKSAQNIANPGCFATAIQLALLPLAQHNLILSEVHVSGITGSTGAGQSLSATSHYSWRSGNTSNYKVLNHQHLHEIRRTLQGLQEKVLPGINFVPYRGPFTRGILCTSYTHFDLSLEEVQELYSTYYSSHPFVHFSSSTPDLKQVVNTNKCILHLQKEGDYLVITSIIDNLLKGASGQAVQNMNLLFGMEETSGLKLKATSF, encoded by the coding sequence ATGGGCGGAGTAAGTATAAAAGCAGGCATTGTTGGCGGAGCGGGGTATACCGGTGGCGAACTGCTGCGCCTGCTGCTAAACCACCCGCAGGTAGAGGTAGCTTTTGTGCACAGCAACAGCCAAGCCGGTAAGCCGGTGTATGAAGTGCATTCCGACCTTTTAGGTGATACGGATTTATACTTCACAGATACGTTGCAGCAGGAGGTGGATGTGCTGTTTCTGTGCGTGGGCCATGGAGCGGCAAATAAACTCTTAACCGAGCAGCAGCTGAAGCCAGGTATGAAAGTTATTGACCTTAGCCAGGATTTTCGCTGGAATGAAAGCTTGAACAAGGAGGTTGTAACTGCCAGTAACAGAGACTTTATTTATGGGCTACCTGAGCTGCAGCGGGAGAAGGTTAAATCGGCGCAGAATATTGCCAACCCCGGCTGTTTTGCCACGGCAATCCAACTGGCACTGCTTCCGCTGGCCCAGCACAACCTCATTTTAAGTGAAGTGCATGTAAGCGGCATCACGGGCAGCACTGGCGCGGGACAAAGCTTGAGTGCTACGTCGCATTACAGCTGGCGCAGTGGTAATACATCAAACTACAAAGTGCTTAACCACCAGCACCTGCACGAGATCCGCCGCACGTTGCAGGGCTTGCAGGAAAAGGTGCTGCCAGGTATAAATTTTGTGCCGTACCGCGGTCCTTTTACACGAGGTATCCTTTGCACGAGCTACACCCATTTTGACTTGTCATTGGAGGAAGTCCAGGAGCTTTACAGCACCTACTATAGCAGCCATCCTTTTGTGCACTTCAGCAGCAGCACCCCTGATCTGAAGCAGGTGGTGAATACAAACAAATGCATCCTGCACTTGCAGAAAGAAGGCGATTACCTCGTGATTACTAGTATAATCGATAACCTGCTGAAAGGGGCCTCAGGGCAGGCGGTACAGAATATGAACCTGCTATTCGGCATGGAAGAAACGTCAGGACTTAAATTAAAAGCAACATCTTTTTAA
- a CDS encoding acetyltransferase, whose product MNQPIFNVTVADGRHVIHALQICNEMEASAKARGTGIAKRSPDYIAQKMLEGKAVISLHPDGTWAGFCYIETWGHGKYVANSGLIVSPELRKSGLARQIKQKIFELSRSKYPDAKIFGLTTALAVMRINSGLGYTPVTYSELTDDEEFWKGCRSCVNFEILQSKGRSNCLCTAMLFDPAKAKDFIPLPVAQQEPTKSSGITGRWLRHRLRPGQQPGLTAPEQSTVQV is encoded by the coding sequence ATGAATCAACCGATTTTCAATGTGACGGTTGCTGACGGGCGACATGTGATTCATGCGCTTCAGATTTGCAACGAGATGGAGGCTTCTGCCAAAGCGCGCGGCACCGGTATTGCCAAGCGCTCTCCCGATTATATCGCGCAAAAGATGCTGGAGGGCAAGGCAGTTATCTCCCTGCACCCGGATGGCACCTGGGCCGGTTTCTGCTACATCGAAACATGGGGACACGGCAAGTATGTCGCCAATTCAGGATTGATCGTATCGCCGGAACTGCGCAAGAGCGGCCTTGCCCGCCAGATCAAGCAGAAAATATTCGAGCTGTCACGGTCCAAGTATCCTGATGCAAAGATTTTTGGTTTGACGACGGCTTTGGCGGTAATGCGCATCAACTCCGGGTTGGGCTATACGCCTGTTACTTACTCGGAACTGACCGATGACGAGGAGTTCTGGAAAGGCTGTCGCAGCTGCGTGAACTTTGAGATTCTCCAAAGCAAGGGGCGCAGCAACTGCCTCTGCACGGCCATGCTCTTTGATCCAGCTAAAGCAAAAGACTTTATACCGCTGCCAGTGGCGCAGCAGGAGCCAACTAAATCATCAGGTATAACGGGGCGCTGGTTGCGTCACCGTCTTCGGCCCGGGCAGCAGCCAGGCCTGACAGCGCCGGAACAAAGCACAGTACAAGTATAA
- a CDS encoding aspartyl protease family protein yields the protein MTGAALFIILCLSLCLLPQKSLAQEQLQIESDTVYFTSNRKKITIPFKLVHNLIVIPARINNSNTLNFILDSGVKNTLITRLDFSDSLDLHAANKINLQGLGEGHVIEAYYSEGNNLFMEGIQGDEQAVYVLMEDVFNLSTRMGMPVHGIIGYSIFKNFIVKVNYSSKTLTLYRPDYKIRKKRRAEEYAITIEDTKPYLHGTIRQQNGDTVKVKLIVDTGASHSLSLYLPTDERLALPPKVMEAYLGRGLSGDINGKIGRIEAFRLGKYELENLTVSYPDDAAVKHAIHIADRNGNLGSDILTRFTVIFDYPHNRMLLQPNGKFKDPFQYNMAGFDVSTPLPGTNFYMIANVVENSPAMREGLKVGDQLLLINGRDCKEMKLQELLELLDGKPGRKLRLKLKRDEETFDVNFVLQSRI from the coding sequence ATGACAGGAGCGGCTCTATTTATAATTCTTTGTCTTTCACTTTGCCTGCTGCCTCAGAAATCCTTAGCGCAGGAGCAACTGCAGATCGAAAGCGACACGGTTTACTTTACCTCAAACCGAAAGAAGATAACTATACCCTTTAAGTTGGTGCACAACCTGATTGTTATTCCTGCCCGCATCAATAATTCCAACACGCTCAATTTTATACTTGACTCCGGGGTGAAAAACACCCTCATTACCCGATTGGATTTTAGTGATTCGCTGGACCTGCATGCAGCAAATAAAATCAACCTGCAAGGACTGGGCGAAGGGCATGTTATAGAAGCATACTACAGCGAAGGAAACAATCTTTTTATGGAAGGCATACAGGGCGACGAGCAGGCTGTTTATGTGCTGATGGAGGACGTGTTTAACCTCTCCACCCGCATGGGGATGCCGGTGCACGGCATAATCGGGTACAGCATCTTCAAAAACTTTATTGTAAAGGTAAACTATAGCAGCAAGACCTTAACACTTTACAGACCAGATTACAAGATAAGGAAGAAACGTAGGGCCGAGGAGTATGCAATCACCATAGAGGATACCAAACCTTACCTGCACGGCACCATACGGCAGCAGAACGGAGACACGGTAAAAGTAAAGCTGATTGTGGACACCGGAGCCTCCCACAGCCTTTCGCTTTACCTGCCCACGGATGAGCGCCTGGCTCTGCCACCAAAGGTGATGGAAGCGTATCTGGGCCGGGGCCTGAGCGGGGATATAAATGGTAAGATTGGGAGAATTGAAGCCTTCCGGTTAGGCAAGTATGAACTGGAAAATCTGACTGTCTCATACCCGGACGACGCCGCCGTAAAACACGCCATCCACATTGCCGACCGTAATGGCAATTTGGGCTCTGATATACTGACGCGCTTTACCGTGATTTTTGATTACCCGCACAACCGTATGCTGTTGCAACCCAATGGCAAGTTCAAAGACCCCTTCCAGTACAATATGGCAGGCTTTGACGTCAGCACACCGCTGCCGGGCACCAACTTCTACATGATTGCCAACGTGGTGGAAAATTCACCTGCTATGCGGGAGGGGCTGAAAGTAGGCGACCAACTGCTGCTGATAAACGGCCGTGATTGCAAAGAAATGAAATTGCAGGAACTGCTGGAACTGCTTGATGGAAAGCCGGGGCGCAAACTACGGCTTAAACTGAAGCGCGACGAAGAAACGTTTGACGTGAATTTTGTGCTGCAAAGCCGTATTTAA
- a CDS encoding aspartate aminotransferase family protein gives MNLFDVYPLFDITPVRAQGAYVWDDKGKRYLDLYGGHAVISIGHSHPHYVKRIARQLYDIGFYSNSVQMPLQQELAEKLGQLSGYPDYSLFLCNSGAEANENALKLASFHTGRKKAIAFSGAFHGRTAAAVAATDNKSIQAPINETDNIIMLPFNDVEAFNTAVQEHGSELAAVLVEGIQGVGGVQIPDVAFLQALEAGCAQTGALLILDEVQSGYGRTGAFFAHQHAGIKPHLITVAKGMGNGFPVAGVLVSPVVKAKHGMLGTTFGGNYLACVASLAVLEVIQEENLMQNARNMGRWLMDELKGLPGVREVRGQGLMIGIELDKTCAGIRKQLLEEHQIFTGSSSDKNTLRLLPPLCIGGREVQAFLEAFEAVLYQIDLQEV, from the coding sequence ATGAATCTTTTTGATGTTTATCCGCTCTTCGATATTACGCCTGTCCGGGCACAGGGCGCTTACGTTTGGGACGACAAAGGCAAGCGTTACCTGGATCTTTACGGCGGCCACGCCGTTATCTCCATCGGGCACAGCCATCCGCACTATGTCAAGCGCATCGCGCGCCAGCTCTACGACATTGGCTTTTACTCCAACTCCGTGCAAATGCCACTGCAGCAGGAACTGGCGGAGAAACTTGGGCAGCTCAGCGGCTACCCGGATTATAGCCTCTTTCTCTGCAACTCCGGCGCCGAAGCCAACGAGAATGCACTCAAACTAGCTTCTTTCCACACAGGGCGTAAGAAAGCGATTGCTTTCAGTGGGGCCTTTCATGGCCGAACCGCAGCTGCGGTGGCTGCTACCGACAACAAATCTATTCAGGCGCCAATCAACGAGACGGATAACATCATCATGCTGCCATTCAACGACGTGGAGGCATTTAACACCGCTGTGCAGGAGCATGGTTCTGAACTGGCTGCTGTGCTGGTGGAGGGTATACAAGGTGTGGGGGGCGTGCAGATTCCGGATGTGGCTTTTTTGCAGGCACTTGAAGCGGGATGCGCGCAGACGGGTGCTTTGCTGATTTTAGATGAGGTGCAGTCAGGCTACGGGCGCACAGGCGCTTTCTTTGCGCACCAGCATGCGGGAATTAAGCCGCACCTGATCACAGTCGCCAAAGGAATGGGCAATGGCTTTCCGGTAGCAGGCGTTTTGGTGAGCCCGGTTGTGAAGGCGAAGCATGGGATGCTGGGTACCACCTTCGGTGGGAATTACCTGGCCTGCGTAGCGTCTTTGGCGGTGCTGGAGGTGATACAGGAGGAGAACCTGATGCAGAATGCCCGAAACATGGGGCGCTGGCTGATGGATGAGCTGAAAGGCCTGCCAGGGGTGAGAGAAGTGCGCGGGCAGGGCCTGATGATCGGAATTGAGTTGGACAAGACCTGTGCTGGTATTCGCAAGCAACTCCTGGAGGAACACCAGATATTCACCGGCTCCTCGTCCGACAAAAACACCCTGCGCCTGTTGCCGCCGCTTTGCATCGGCGGCCGTGAGGTACAGGCATT
- a CDS encoding argininosuccinate synthase — protein MKKVVLAFSGGLDTSYCAIYLVRELGLEVYSAIVDTGGFSAQELQDIERRAYAMGVKQHTHLNETQSFYHSCIRYLVFGNVLKNNTYPLSVSAERVTQAMAIAHHAKAIGADFVAHGSTGAGNDQVRFDMIFQALIPEVEIITPIRDKKLSREAEIAFLKEHGVEMDFQKAQYSINKGIWGTSVGGKETLTSHLPLPEEAYPTQLSKQEPERVTLQFEKGELIGINGKAFNNPVQAIQRLQELAAPFAIGRDIHVGDTIIGIKGRVGFEAAAPMVIIKAHHTLEKHVLTKWQLYWKDQLSAWYGNWLHEGQLLDPTMRDIEAFLESTQQNVTGTVHVLLAPYRFQVEGVESAHDLMSDKFGSYGEMNRSWTSDDVKGFAKIFGNQAKIYHSVNSTPAWAE, from the coding sequence ATGAAAAAAGTAGTTTTAGCCTTCAGTGGCGGATTAGATACCTCGTACTGTGCTATTTACCTTGTCCGGGAGCTGGGGCTTGAAGTATACTCAGCCATTGTGGACACAGGCGGCTTCAGTGCGCAGGAGCTGCAGGACATTGAGCGCCGCGCCTATGCCATGGGCGTAAAACAGCACACGCACCTGAACGAAACCCAAAGTTTCTACCACAGCTGCATCCGCTACCTGGTGTTTGGCAATGTACTGAAGAACAACACCTATCCGCTAAGTGTGAGTGCTGAGCGCGTGACCCAGGCAATGGCGATTGCCCACCACGCAAAAGCCATCGGAGCTGATTTTGTGGCACACGGCAGCACAGGCGCGGGAAATGACCAGGTGCGTTTCGACATGATTTTCCAGGCACTTATTCCGGAGGTGGAGATCATCACGCCTATCCGCGACAAGAAGCTGTCGAGGGAGGCGGAGATTGCGTTCCTGAAGGAGCATGGCGTGGAAATGGATTTCCAAAAGGCACAGTACTCCATCAATAAGGGCATTTGGGGAACATCCGTGGGTGGTAAGGAAACCCTTACCTCGCACCTGCCATTACCGGAAGAGGCTTATCCAACACAGCTGAGCAAACAGGAGCCGGAGCGCGTAACGCTGCAGTTCGAGAAAGGAGAATTAATTGGAATAAACGGGAAAGCTTTTAATAATCCGGTGCAGGCGATCCAGCGCCTGCAGGAGTTGGCTGCCCCGTTTGCCATTGGCCGCGATATACATGTGGGCGATACCATCATTGGCATCAAGGGCCGCGTTGGCTTCGAGGCGGCCGCACCGATGGTGATCATCAAGGCACACCATACCTTAGAAAAGCACGTGCTAACCAAGTGGCAGCTTTATTGGAAAGACCAACTCTCAGCCTGGTACGGCAACTGGCTGCATGAGGGACAGCTGCTTGACCCAACAATGCGCGACATAGAGGCTTTCCTGGAGAGCACACAGCAAAATGTAACGGGCACGGTGCATGTGCTGCTGGCGCCTTACCGCTTTCAGGTGGAGGGTGTTGAAAGCGCGCACGACCTGATGAGCGACAAATTTGGCAGCTACGGCGAAATGAACCGCTCCTGGACTTCTGACGACGTGAAAGGCTTTGCCAAGATCTTCGGCAATCAGGCAAAAATTTATCACAGCGTAAACAGCACACCGGCATGGGCGGAGTAA